From a region of the Apibacter sp. B3706 genome:
- a CDS encoding xylulokinase, with protein MDTKKAKDGPLVIAIDSSTTSSKAIIVDENGHVWQTAKRNIQLHTPAMDFYEHNPIRWWQTTKECIGEVLSKLSSKDRERISAIGITHQRESFAPFDEKGMPLRNGILWLDGRATKQIRAYGSQHIHNLSGKPPGVTPGIYKIAWLKENEPEVLKKAFKVVEVHGYITWNLTGKWISSVAATDSLGLLDIRKFDYSDELLQIAGVTREQMADLVPPGEIMEELKPELAAEWKLSKPIPVIAGLGDGQAAGIGAAAVSPDIAFLNLGTAVNAGVESSEYRCDPVFRTHVSGIKGNFVFEILQSSGSYLAGWFRQSLGDPKLLGEPDPKLDHEASHIPPGCEGLVTLPYWNAVQSPYWDSVARGAVVGWRGTHSKAHMYRSILESIGFEMKFNLESIEKGTGVKLKSVRAMGGGTRSQLWRQIMADSLGLPITICSEDEISALGASVVAMAGIGAHGSNNVAHAAKHMAHFGETIEPDVTQSERYREVAEIQHKLYPQLKNIFEQLYELSEKYPSTKPESPKSEL; from the coding sequence ATGGACACAAAAAAAGCAAAAGACGGTCCTTTAGTAATTGCCATTGACTCCTCAACCACTTCCTCCAAAGCAATTATTGTTGATGAAAACGGACACGTTTGGCAAACTGCAAAAAGAAATATACAACTTCATACTCCTGCCATGGATTTTTATGAACATAATCCGATTCGATGGTGGCAAACAACCAAAGAATGTATAGGAGAAGTTCTGTCAAAATTATCTTCTAAAGACAGAGAACGAATATCGGCTATTGGAATAACCCATCAACGGGAAAGCTTTGCTCCTTTTGATGAAAAAGGAATGCCTCTACGTAACGGAATTCTTTGGCTGGACGGTCGCGCAACGAAACAAATTAGAGCCTATGGCTCTCAACATATCCATAATCTCTCAGGTAAGCCACCCGGCGTAACTCCCGGTATCTATAAAATTGCTTGGTTAAAAGAAAATGAACCCGAAGTGCTGAAAAAAGCGTTTAAAGTTGTTGAAGTACACGGTTATATCACTTGGAACCTTACCGGTAAGTGGATTTCATCAGTAGCTGCAACAGATTCTTTAGGATTATTGGACATCCGTAAATTTGATTACAGCGATGAACTTTTGCAAATAGCCGGAGTAACCCGCGAACAAATGGCCGATTTAGTTCCTCCCGGAGAAATTATGGAAGAATTAAAACCGGAATTGGCTGCAGAATGGAAACTGTCTAAGCCAATACCTGTAATTGCAGGTTTGGGAGATGGTCAGGCAGCAGGAATAGGTGCAGCAGCCGTATCTCCTGATATTGCCTTTCTAAATTTAGGAACAGCTGTAAATGCGGGAGTTGAAAGTTCTGAATACAGGTGCGATCCCGTATTCAGGACTCATGTTTCAGGAATTAAAGGAAATTTTGTTTTCGAAATTTTACAGTCTTCGGGGTCATATTTGGCGGGATGGTTCCGACAATCTTTGGGAGATCCTAAATTATTGGGAGAACCGGATCCAAAGTTGGATCACGAAGCTTCTCATATTCCCCCGGGATGTGAAGGACTCGTAACCTTGCCTTACTGGAATGCCGTACAAAGTCCCTATTGGGATTCTGTAGCAAGAGGCGCGGTAGTAGGCTGGAGAGGAACTCATTCCAAAGCGCATATGTATCGATCAATTTTAGAATCCATCGGCTTTGAGATGAAATTTAATTTAGAATCCATTGAAAAAGGAACCGGTGTTAAATTAAAATCGGTTCGAGCCATGGGAGGGGGAACTCGTTCTCAGTTATGGCGTCAAATAATGGCCGATTCCCTGGGATTACCCATTACCATTTGTTCAGAAGATGAAATTTCCGCCTTAGGAGCCTCCGTTGTTGCCATGGCAGGAATAGGCGCACATGGATCCAACAACGTAGCTCATGCTGCTAAACACATGGCACATTTTGGAGAAACTATTGAACCGGATGTAACGCAATCAGAAAGATATAGAGAAGTCGCCGAGATACAGCATAAACTATATCCGCAACTAAAAAATATTTTTGAACAACTTTATGAGTTGTCGGAAAAATACCCTTCTACAAAGCCGGAATCACCAAAATCAGAATTATAA
- a CDS encoding Rossmann-like and DUF2520 domain-containing protein: MHKNVVILGAGNVAYHLTRALLENTVNVVQIFNRTLDKAQNFAEDYNINYTDKISEIVKADIYIICTSDKAISEISYYVPFEDCLVVHTSGSIPLSALKGKYRKGVFYPLQTFSKKRALEYDKIPFFIEAENKDDETILLNLAKRISDEAYVVDSEKRLKIHMSGVWANNFTNHLLYIANEICRKQDIPFEILKPLIKETFEKINDDISSYDAQTGPAKRNDQVVIQKHLSILESDSNLYQIYSLLTNSILETYHDKL, translated from the coding sequence ATGCATAAAAATGTTGTAATTCTAGGGGCCGGAAATGTTGCTTATCATTTAACCAGAGCCTTACTTGAAAATACGGTGAATGTCGTACAGATTTTCAACAGAACTCTGGATAAAGCACAAAATTTCGCAGAAGATTATAATATTAATTATACAGATAAAATTTCAGAAATTGTTAAGGCAGACATCTATATTATCTGCACTTCAGATAAGGCCATTTCCGAAATATCTTATTATGTACCATTTGAAGATTGTTTAGTTGTCCATACTTCCGGATCGATCCCCTTATCTGCGCTTAAGGGTAAATACAGAAAAGGAGTCTTTTATCCTTTGCAAACCTTTTCAAAAAAAAGAGCGTTGGAATATGATAAAATTCCTTTTTTTATTGAAGCAGAAAATAAAGATGATGAAACTATTCTTTTAAATTTGGCTAAAAGAATTTCTGATGAAGCCTATGTTGTTGATTCAGAAAAGCGATTGAAAATACATATGTCGGGTGTATGGGCCAACAATTTTACCAATCATCTACTTTACATAGCCAATGAAATTTGCCGTAAACAAGACATACCTTTTGAGATTTTAAAACCTTTGATAAAGGAAACTTTTGAAAAAATAAATGATGACATTTCTTCATATGACGCTCAAACAGGACCGGCAAAAAGAAATGACCAAGTTGTTATCCAAAAACATTTATCTATCTTAGAGTCTGATTCCAATTTATACCAAATCTATTCTTTACTAACTAATTCCATTTTAGAAACTTACCATGATAAATTATAA
- the dnaN gene encoding DNA polymerase III subunit beta: MKFIVSSGELLKALQLISGVTGGNSSLPVLENFLFDLDSDKLTIYGSDGETTMKTSIEVQSTDKGKIAVPSKLLTDTVKTFSEQPLSFSQEGNQLEIVDEKDNYFIALDDVDQYPTLPELDTDRSITMKASVLGEAVANTIFSTGNDAMRPVMTGVLFQFTNSECRFVATDAHRLVKYTRKDVSANEDIEFIMPKKPLTLLKNALIAYDDEVIIEFNETNARFTHNETQWVCRLIDGKYPNYDAVIPKENPNVLTINRQLFLSSLKRAALFSNKSTSQVRLALNGNLLKLSAEDVDFSNKADMSLPCDYNGEELKIGFNSKFLNEMLNNISSEDITLEMSTPNRAGIIKPADGLDENEDILMLVMPVMLNN; encoded by the coding sequence ATGAAATTCATAGTTTCAAGCGGAGAATTATTAAAAGCATTACAATTAATAAGTGGAGTTACCGGAGGAAACTCATCTTTACCTGTATTGGAAAATTTTTTATTCGATCTGGATTCTGATAAATTAACCATCTATGGATCTGATGGTGAAACAACCATGAAAACCAGTATTGAAGTTCAAAGTACAGATAAAGGAAAAATTGCGGTTCCTTCAAAACTGCTTACCGATACAGTAAAAACTTTTTCCGAACAGCCGCTTTCCTTTTCACAAGAAGGAAATCAACTAGAAATTGTGGATGAAAAAGACAACTACTTCATAGCTTTGGATGATGTAGACCAGTATCCTACCCTACCCGAATTAGACACAGACAGGTCTATTACCATGAAAGCCTCCGTTTTAGGAGAAGCGGTCGCCAATACTATATTTTCAACCGGTAATGACGCCATGCGTCCCGTGATGACCGGGGTATTATTCCAATTTACCAATTCGGAATGTCGATTTGTAGCTACCGATGCTCATCGCTTGGTAAAATATACTCGTAAAGATGTTTCTGCGAATGAAGATATAGAATTCATCATGCCCAAAAAACCGCTTACTCTATTGAAAAATGCCTTGATTGCATATGATGATGAGGTTATTATTGAATTTAATGAAACCAATGCTCGGTTCACTCACAATGAAACTCAATGGGTTTGTAGGCTAATAGACGGTAAATATCCTAATTACGATGCCGTAATCCCTAAAGAGAATCCGAACGTATTGACTATAAACAGGCAATTATTTTTAAGCTCTCTAAAAAGAGCTGCCCTTTTCTCAAATAAATCAACTTCGCAAGTACGTTTAGCTTTAAATGGAAATTTACTTAAGCTAAGCGCTGAAGATGTTGATTTTTCTAATAAAGCGGATATGAGCCTTCCTTGTGATTACAATGGGGAAGAATTGAAAATAGGATTTAATTCCAAATTCTTAAATGAAATGCTTAACAACATTTCATCGGAAGACATTACCCTTGAAATGTCCACGCCCAATCGTGCGGGAATTATTAAACCTGCAGACGGTTTGGATGAGAATGAAGACATATTAATGTTGGTAATGCCTGTTATGCTTAATAACTAA
- the mutS gene encoding DNA mismatch repair protein MutS, translated as MGKTKETPLMKQYNSIKARYPDAMLLFRVGDFYETFGKDAVKASKILGIVLTKRANGQASHIELAGFPHHSIDVYLPKLVRSGLRVAICDQLEDPSMAKGIVKRGVTELVTPGVTFNDKVLEAKSNNFLLSVHQEKNLYGMALLDISTGEFLISEGDEHKLRHLIDNFKPTEIIHQRRHPLPFDHQAYSFQLEDWAFQYDYSYDKLTSHFKTNSLKGFGIESMKLAITAAGAVFAYLVEDTHHKLLDHITNIQRLSQDTFVWMDDFTIKNLELIHTTESQSVSLLKILDKTHTNMGGRMLRRWILTPLKEISVIQRRLEVVEFFLEFSEIAYEIRELLKGISDVERLLGKLAGERISPKELGYLKDSLINYLKIEKILKEKNHPTFTNFGEFKNLEEVVSLLQKQLNDELPVILSKGNVIKEGISEELDVLRNLKNHGKEYLDNLCIRESEKTGIPSLKIDFNNVFGYYLEVRNTHKDKVPTDWIRKQTLVNAERYITEELKEYESQILGAEEKIGILESELFKSLCLQIKNSLTDIQHNTSKIATIDTLLSFAETAQENSYIHPKLTDSKVIDIKDGRHPVIEKQLPLGESYVANSVYMDDEKQQILMITGPNMAGKSALLRQTALIVLMAQIGSYVPAKEATLGIVDKIFTRVGASDNLSKGESTFMVEMNETASILNNISDRSLILLDEIGRGTSTYDGVSIAWAIAEYLHEHPTHPKTLFATHYHELNEMTESFSRIKNFNVSIKEVNGTIVFLRKLIPGGSEHSFGIHVAKLAGMPEIVTQRAEQILKTLENNSSKKERKENAKTSTDENMQLSFFQLDDPILENIREEIVKTDINALTPLEALMKLNHIKKMIGG; from the coding sequence ATGGGTAAGACAAAAGAAACTCCTTTGATGAAGCAATACAACAGTATAAAAGCCCGATATCCGGATGCTATGTTGCTGTTTCGAGTTGGAGATTTTTATGAAACATTTGGTAAAGATGCGGTTAAAGCTTCCAAAATTTTAGGAATTGTACTTACAAAAAGAGCAAACGGACAAGCAAGTCATATTGAGTTGGCCGGTTTTCCTCATCATTCAATAGATGTTTATCTGCCCAAATTAGTACGTTCGGGTCTTAGAGTTGCTATTTGTGATCAATTAGAAGATCCTTCCATGGCAAAAGGTATTGTAAAACGTGGAGTTACGGAATTGGTTACCCCGGGAGTAACTTTTAATGATAAGGTTTTAGAAGCAAAAAGTAATAACTTTTTATTATCCGTTCATCAGGAAAAAAATTTATACGGTATGGCTTTATTGGACATTTCCACCGGAGAATTCCTGATTTCTGAAGGAGATGAACACAAACTTCGACATCTTATCGATAATTTTAAGCCGACCGAAATAATCCATCAACGAAGACATCCTTTACCCTTTGATCATCAAGCCTATTCATTTCAATTAGAAGATTGGGCATTTCAATATGATTATTCGTACGATAAACTAACTTCACATTTTAAAACCAATTCTTTAAAAGGTTTTGGTATAGAATCAATGAAACTGGCGATCACGGCAGCAGGTGCGGTTTTTGCTTATTTAGTTGAAGATACTCATCATAAATTATTGGACCATATAACCAATATTCAGCGATTATCTCAAGACACTTTTGTATGGATGGACGATTTTACCATCAAAAATTTAGAATTAATCCATACAACTGAATCTCAATCGGTTTCCCTGTTAAAAATATTAGATAAAACCCATACCAATATGGGAGGGAGAATGTTACGCCGATGGATTCTCACTCCTTTAAAAGAAATATCCGTAATTCAAAGGAGGTTGGAAGTAGTTGAGTTCTTCTTAGAATTTTCTGAAATAGCTTATGAGATCCGAGAATTACTTAAAGGGATATCCGATGTAGAAAGACTTCTAGGCAAATTAGCCGGTGAACGTATATCACCTAAAGAATTAGGATATTTAAAGGATTCTTTGATTAATTATTTAAAAATCGAAAAAATCTTAAAAGAAAAAAATCATCCGACCTTTACTAATTTTGGAGAATTTAAAAATTTAGAAGAGGTTGTATCCTTATTGCAAAAGCAATTAAATGATGAATTACCGGTTATTTTGTCAAAAGGAAACGTAATAAAAGAAGGAATTTCCGAAGAATTGGATGTATTGCGTAATTTAAAAAATCATGGCAAAGAATATTTAGACAATTTATGTATAAGAGAATCTGAAAAAACCGGTATTCCCAGCCTAAAAATTGATTTTAATAATGTGTTCGGGTATTATTTGGAAGTTAGAAACACCCATAAAGATAAAGTTCCTACCGATTGGATCAGAAAACAAACATTGGTTAATGCCGAAAGATATATTACAGAAGAATTAAAAGAATACGAAAGCCAAATTTTAGGCGCTGAAGAAAAAATAGGAATATTGGAATCTGAACTTTTCAAAAGTCTTTGTTTACAAATCAAAAACAGTCTTACGGATATCCAGCATAATACTTCCAAAATTGCTACCATCGATACTTTGCTTTCTTTTGCGGAAACAGCACAAGAAAACTCATATATACATCCTAAATTAACAGATTCCAAAGTCATCGACATAAAAGACGGAAGACATCCCGTCATTGAAAAACAATTGCCTTTAGGAGAGTCCTATGTAGCTAATTCGGTCTATATGGATGACGAAAAGCAGCAAATACTCATGATTACAGGTCCTAACATGGCAGGAAAATCCGCATTGCTCAGACAAACGGCATTGATTGTTCTCATGGCTCAAATTGGAAGCTATGTTCCTGCCAAGGAGGCAACGCTGGGTATTGTGGATAAAATTTTTACTCGCGTAGGAGCTTCTGATAATTTATCAAAAGGAGAATCAACCTTCATGGTTGAAATGAATGAAACGGCGAGTATTCTAAATAATATTTCAGATCGCAGCTTAATATTGCTTGACGAAATAGGCCGAGGAACCAGCACATACGATGGCGTTTCCATAGCCTGGGCAATTGCAGAATATCTTCATGAGCACCCTACACATCCTAAAACGCTTTTTGCTACACATTATCACGAACTTAACGAAATGACGGAGTCATTTTCAAGAATTAAAAATTTCAATGTGAGTATCAAGGAGGTCAATGGAACGATAGTATTTCTTAGAAAATTAATTCCGGGAGGAAGCGAGCACAGTTTCGGTATACATGTAGCTAAACTGGCAGGAATGCCCGAAATAGTAACTCAACGTGCCGAGCAAATTTTAAAAACTTTGGAAAATAACAGTTCTAAAAAAGAGCGGAAAGAAAATGCAAAAACATCTACCGATGAAAATATGCAATTAAGCTTTTTTCAATTGGACGATCCAATTTTAGAAAATATTCGTGAAGAAATAGTAAAAACTGATATCAATGCGTTGACTCCTTTAGAAGCTTTAATGAAATTAAACCATATAAAGAAAATGATTGGTGGCTGA
- a CDS encoding NAD(P)H-dependent glycerol-3-phosphate dehydrogenase, whose translation MGIITILGAGAMGSGLCTPVSKAGWEVRLWGTWLDDHLLDACEAGKPHPRTKIPLAKGVKLFRSNDLQNALEGADVVVMSVASVGVPKVTEMALEGISKAKALWLTSKGFCPDEKGKIQLLPEAIRTLAKQKGIQIPPVVAIAGPVKANECADGKPTATIFGCKDIEVSRKYAGEARTEVYCIEATDDEIGVEICAPMKNVYAIALGIADGLEEGTEFPHHNLKAATFSRAIKEMSLLGQALGARMETAFGLPGVGDLEVTGLSGRNKVYGVRIGRGENAKDALKEMDRLEQTVEGVPAAGLAAKLVEQSAPQLKEELTLLKAVNEILAGTNRPVVSVLSEAVLPKKP comes from the coding sequence ATGGGAATAATCACCATATTAGGCGCCGGAGCCATGGGCTCCGGTTTATGTACACCGGTAAGTAAAGCCGGTTGGGAAGTTAGGTTATGGGGTACCTGGCTCGACGATCATTTATTGGATGCCTGTGAAGCAGGTAAACCTCATCCAAGAACTAAAATACCTTTAGCAAAAGGAGTTAAACTCTTTCGTTCCAATGATTTACAAAACGCTTTAGAAGGAGCAGATGTAGTGGTGATGTCGGTTGCCTCAGTAGGTGTTCCTAAAGTTACTGAAATGGCATTAGAAGGAATTTCCAAAGCAAAAGCACTTTGGTTGACCTCTAAAGGATTTTGTCCCGATGAAAAAGGAAAAATCCAACTTCTTCCCGAAGCTATTCGCACCCTAGCTAAACAAAAAGGAATACAAATCCCTCCTGTCGTTGCAATTGCCGGACCGGTAAAAGCCAACGAGTGTGCAGACGGTAAACCCACGGCTACCATTTTCGGATGCAAGGATATTGAAGTTTCACGAAAATATGCCGGAGAAGCAAGAACAGAGGTTTACTGTATTGAAGCGACCGATGATGAAATTGGAGTAGAAATCTGTGCCCCCATGAAAAATGTGTACGCCATAGCTCTGGGTATTGCTGACGGACTGGAAGAAGGTACCGAATTTCCTCATCATAATTTAAAAGCTGCTACTTTCAGTCGTGCTATAAAAGAGATGTCTTTGTTGGGTCAAGCTTTGGGTGCTCGTATGGAAACAGCTTTCGGACTTCCCGGAGTGGGTGACTTGGAAGTTACCGGATTATCGGGAAGAAATAAAGTATATGGGGTACGTATTGGAAGAGGTGAAAACGCAAAAGATGCTCTGAAAGAAATGGATCGTTTAGAACAAACGGTGGAAGGAGTACCGGCAGCGGGTCTTGCGGCTAAATTAGTTGAGCAATCAGCACCTCAACTTAAAGAAGAACTGACTTTGTTGAAAGCTGTTAATGAGATTTTAGCCGGAACTAATCGACCTGTAGTGAGTGTGCTATCAGAAGCAGTACTTCCTAAAAAGCCTTAA
- the pheT gene encoding phenylalanine--tRNA ligase subunit beta, translating into MKISYNWLCKYIKTDLSVEKIASILTDTGLEVEDVEEIESVKGSLKGVVVGEVIECEKHPNADKLKLTKVNLGDQIVQIVCGAPNVEKGQKVPVATIGTSLYSEDGSEFKIKKSKIRGEESFGMICAEDELGLGKSHEGILVLDTNLKVGTPLNEVIHVSKDYCIEIGLTPNRTDAMSHYGVARDLYAALKSRKIKAELQPITFENFKLDEAKGNPISVEVENEQLCPRYSGIYLKNIEIKPSPDWLQNQLRIIGLSPINNAVDITNYILHSYGLPLHAFDADKIGGQKIKVGTVPEGTTFTTLDGVKRNLSDSELLIKDAQDTPLCLAGVYGGLESGVSNETKNIFLEAAYFDPVSIRKTSKKEGLNTDSSFRFERGVDPNYTLIALKKACELFKELTHATVVGEMIDIYPNPIKNVNTILRYHKIDRILGKKIHREQIKEILKSLEFTIISDTNEVLDLIVPAYRVDVTREIDVIEEIARIYGYNQIDIPEKFSFAYENKNAFDEEFLENTIANQLKYNGFNEIINNSLTARRDENTQYVELVNPLSTDLCVMRQSLVYGVLQSISFNSNRNQKEIKFYEFGKTYFKNSAGTYVENKKLSVALFGNFQENNWIIPQNTSTFFHLKGIVSQLLTGFNISIDEKPLESSSLYKDGIELFVNGSSLGKLGSINPKLLKEFGLKGNVFYAELEWEKWVDLASKKKPYKLAEIPKFPGSTRDLALLLDKDIKYFDLYKAAFETEKKLLQSVNLFDVYEGKNLPEGKKSYALNFFLQDENKTLTDQDIDKVMKKLLDRFSTQFHAELRNN; encoded by the coding sequence ATGAAAATTTCTTATAATTGGTTATGTAAATATATTAAGACTGATTTATCTGTTGAAAAAATAGCTTCCATACTTACAGACACAGGTTTGGAAGTAGAAGATGTTGAAGAAATTGAATCTGTCAAAGGCAGTCTAAAAGGTGTAGTTGTCGGTGAAGTCATTGAATGTGAAAAGCACCCGAATGCGGACAAACTGAAACTAACTAAAGTGAACTTAGGGGATCAAATCGTTCAAATTGTTTGTGGGGCACCTAATGTAGAAAAAGGTCAAAAAGTACCTGTAGCCACTATTGGTACTTCCTTATATTCCGAAGACGGAAGCGAATTTAAAATTAAGAAAAGTAAAATACGAGGGGAAGAATCTTTCGGTATGATTTGTGCCGAAGATGAATTGGGTTTAGGCAAAAGCCATGAGGGCATACTCGTACTTGATACTAATTTAAAAGTGGGTACTCCTCTTAATGAGGTGATCCATGTTTCTAAGGATTATTGCATTGAAATAGGGCTCACTCCTAACCGTACAGATGCTATGTCTCATTATGGGGTAGCTCGTGATTTATATGCGGCACTTAAAAGCAGAAAAATCAAGGCTGAATTACAACCAATCACTTTCGAAAATTTTAAATTGGATGAAGCAAAAGGAAATCCGATTAGTGTTGAGGTAGAAAATGAGCAACTCTGCCCTAGATATTCGGGTATATATTTAAAAAATATTGAAATTAAACCTTCTCCTGATTGGTTACAAAACCAATTAAGAATCATAGGATTATCTCCTATAAATAATGCAGTAGATATAACTAATTATATATTACATTCCTATGGACTTCCTCTTCATGCATTTGATGCCGATAAAATTGGCGGTCAAAAAATAAAAGTGGGAACGGTACCGGAAGGAACTACGTTTACTACATTAGACGGAGTAAAAAGAAATCTATCCGATTCCGAATTACTTATAAAGGACGCTCAGGATACTCCTTTATGCTTAGCCGGTGTGTATGGCGGATTAGAATCCGGAGTTTCCAATGAAACTAAAAATATTTTTTTAGAAGCTGCTTACTTTGATCCGGTTTCTATAAGAAAAACCTCTAAAAAAGAAGGATTAAATACCGATTCTTCTTTCCGTTTTGAAAGAGGTGTAGACCCTAATTATACCCTGATTGCTTTGAAAAAAGCCTGTGAGCTTTTTAAAGAGTTAACCCATGCAACCGTTGTTGGAGAAATGATAGATATATATCCCAATCCAATAAAAAACGTAAATACTATTTTAAGGTATCATAAAATCGATCGAATATTAGGAAAGAAAATCCATAGAGAACAGATCAAAGAAATCTTAAAATCATTAGAGTTTACGATCATAAGCGATACAAACGAAGTTTTGGATCTTATAGTACCGGCCTATCGTGTAGATGTGACGAGGGAAATAGATGTTATTGAAGAAATTGCACGAATCTATGGGTACAATCAAATTGATATTCCTGAAAAGTTTTCGTTTGCTTATGAAAATAAAAATGCCTTTGATGAAGAATTTCTTGAAAACACGATTGCTAATCAATTAAAATATAATGGTTTTAACGAAATCATCAATAATTCGTTAACGGCTCGTAGAGATGAAAACACCCAATACGTGGAACTGGTTAACCCTTTAAGCACAGATTTGTGTGTAATGAGGCAATCCCTGGTATATGGAGTATTACAAAGTATATCATTTAACAGCAATCGTAATCAGAAAGAAATTAAGTTTTATGAATTCGGAAAGACTTATTTTAAAAATTCCGCAGGAACTTATGTTGAAAATAAAAAACTTTCGGTAGCTTTATTCGGAAATTTCCAGGAAAATAATTGGATTATTCCTCAAAATACCTCTACTTTTTTTCATTTAAAAGGAATTGTAAGCCAATTACTTACCGGTTTTAATATATCCATTGATGAAAAACCGTTAGAGTCTTCTTCTCTGTATAAAGACGGCATCGAACTTTTTGTAAACGGATCTTCTTTAGGTAAATTAGGAAGTATCAATCCTAAGCTTTTAAAAGAATTCGGATTAAAAGGTAATGTATTTTATGCAGAATTGGAATGGGAAAAATGGGTGGATCTTGCCTCTAAGAAAAAACCTTATAAATTAGCTGAAATCCCTAAATTTCCGGGCTCAACCCGAGATTTAGCTCTTTTACTGGATAAAGATATAAAATATTTTGACTTATATAAAGCAGCCTTTGAAACAGAAAAAAAATTGCTTCAATCCGTAAATCTTTTTGATGTTTATGAGGGCAAAAATCTACCTGAAGGCAAAAAATCATACGCATTGAATTTCTTCCTTCAAGATGAAAATAAAACCCTTACGGATCAAGACATTGATAAGGTTATGAAAAAGTTGTTAGATCGTTTTTCAACCCAGTTTCATGCCGAATTAAGAAATAATTAA
- a CDS encoding KdsC family phosphatase, with protein sequence MNYKEKLNHISAFVFDVDGVMTDGSIILINNEMIRNMNTKDGFALQFAVKKGYKIAVITGGKDASVVSRLNYLGITDIYLDSKDKWDDLEDFLYKYGLKPHEVLYMGDDLPDYEVMNQVGIGAAPKDACPEILSIADYISPIKGGKGCVRDVIEQVLRVKSDWDYLETKDTTASI encoded by the coding sequence ATAAATTATAAAGAAAAGCTCAATCATATTAGCGCATTCGTTTTTGACGTAGACGGAGTTATGACCGACGGATCCATCATTCTCATTAATAACGAAATGATAAGAAATATGAATACTAAAGATGGGTTTGCCTTACAGTTTGCTGTAAAGAAAGGTTATAAAATTGCCGTAATTACCGGAGGAAAGGATGCCTCTGTAGTGAGCCGACTTAACTATTTAGGTATAACTGACATCTATCTTGATTCTAAAGATAAATGGGATGATTTGGAAGATTTTCTTTACAAATACGGGTTGAAACCTCATGAAGTTTTATATATGGGAGACGATCTGCCCGATTATGAGGTGATGAACCAAGTGGGAATTGGAGCAGCTCCCAAAGATGCTTGTCCCGAAATTCTTTCTATTGCAGACTATATTTCACCTATTAAAGGCGGTAAAGGTTGTGTGAGAGATGTGATCGAACAAGTTTTAAGAGTAAAGAGCGATTGGGATTATCTCGAAACAAAAGATACTACCGCTTCTATATAA